Part of the candidate division KSB1 bacterium genome, GACCACCAGGCTTTCTGGATCGATCCGATGAATTCCAAACGTTTACTAAGCGGCAGTGATGGTGGTTTCCAGGTTTCATATGACGCCGGTAAAACCTTCGATATCATTAATAATGTCGAACTGTCCCAATTTTATCAATTGAATCTCGACGATCTCGATCCATATAATGTCTACGGCGGATTGCAGGATAACGGTACCTGGGTCGGGCCGAGTAACTCATTGAGAAGCGTTGGTATTTTAAAGCGGGACTGGAAAGCCCTGGCAGGCGGCGATGGTTATTATGCTGTTCCGATACCGGGAAGTGAGCATGAAATTTATGCCAATCTGCAGGGCGGTGTCATTTTTCATGTGGATTCGCGAATGGGCAATGTTCGCAATATCCATCCTTACCCTAAAATAACGGGTTCTGCAGGCGATGCCATTTTCGAACACAAATACCGCTTTAATTGGGACTCACCCATTCTTATTTCACCTCATGATCCCAATACGGTTTATTTTGGCGGAAATGTACTGTTTAAGACAACCGATAAAGGCTATTCATGGGAAATCATTAGTCCGGATTTAACCACCAACGACAAAAGTAAGCAGCAAACTTCGGGTGGCGAAATTTACCAGGACAATACTGCTGCAGAATTTCACTGCACGATTTTAACCATAGCAGAATCACCTGTGGAAAAGGGTGTTATTTGGGTGGGAACTGATGATGGCAACATCCAAATCACCCGCGATGGCGGTAAGAATTGGACAAATATAAAAGATAAAATAAAAGGACTGCCGGATTTTTCCTGGGTTGCTAAGATTCACGCATCCGAACATGATGCAGGTACAGCCTTCGTCGCAGTCGATCATCACCGCAGTGATGACTTCCGACCCTATGCGTTCATGACGACAAATTATGGCAGCTCCTGGACTATGGTAAGCAAGGGCTTGCCACAGGATGATTATGTCAAGGTGATCCGCCAGGATCCACATAATGCAAACCTGCTGTATGCCGGCATGGAGCATGGTATTTTTGCTTCCTGGGACAAGGGGTTAACCTGGACAAAAATCAATAATAATTTACCACCAGTCTCAGTGCGAGATTTACGTGTACAGGCACGTGAACGAGACCTGGTGGTAGCCACCCACGGACGCGGCGTCTGGATTTTGGACGATATTCGGCCTCTGCAGGAATTGGCTGAAGCACAAAAGCAAGACGTTCATCTCTTTGAATCCCGTCCGGCTACTCGATGGCACTTGCAGGGTCGTATCGAAAACCTGGGCCAGCGTACATATATTGCAAAAAATCCTGCTTACGGCGCTTATGTGAACTTTTACCTGGCGGAAAAAGCTGACGAGCCGGTAAAGTTAACCATCAACGATTCTGACGGCAATTTGGTGAGGACCATAACGGATTCTACAGCCAAGGCCGGTGTAAATCGAATAGTCTGGGATTTACGTTACGGTCAAGGAACCAGGCTAAACGCGCCGACTACCACCAGACGCCGACGTTTTGGTGCCGGCGGGCCAAGGGTTACTCCCGGAACTTTTGCAGCTATTTTGGAAGTTAGCGGAAAAACATTAACATCGTCTATTACGGTTCGTCCTGATTTTCGTATTGAAATGACCCCTGGGGATTACCAGGCGCAAGCGGAAGCGACACTTGCATTGCGGGATTTACAATCCCAAACCAATAAATTGCTCAATGATACAAAATTATTAACTGACCAATTGAAAGAGCTAAGTAAAAAAGTTAAACAAATGCCTGCGGCGACCAATGGTCATAATGGATCCAACGATGACGCAAAAGGAATGCCTAGTGAAATAACTGAAGCAATTAAAAATACACTCAAAAATATTAAGGAGATGCGGAATGAACTGCAGCGTCCGCCGCCCAGCATGTCTTATCGCCAGCGACCACGCTTGCGCGAAGAAATTCGGTCTTTATCCAGAGCCATTGATGGCGCTACGGCGCGGCCAACGAAACCACAATTGCTGCGTCTATCACAGCTGCAAGAAGAAACAACTGCCGCTGTCCGTGCTTACGAGCAATTGATTACTACTGAGATTGATGCGATTAACAAGATGGTAGAAAATATTCCCCAGATTGTTGTGGGATCGAGCGGCACATAAAGCCACTGACTTAAGCCACTGACTCGCACGGACGAAAAAATGCCAAAGACATACACAGACTAAAAAATGGACCACTCACTTACACTGTGCCTCAAAAAATAAAAGTGATTTCTGAGATGTGTTAAAAGTCTGTATAAGCCTATGGTTCTAGTCTTATGCAAGTCTGTGGCAGTCTGTGGGTCTAGTCTTGTGTAAGTCTGTGGCAGTCTGTGGCCTATTATGCAGAAGCAGAAAGAAACGAGCCAGACGAAATTGCAAATGTGACTGTCTGAAATTGAACGCCAACTGAATAGAAAATTGTGCCGTTTATTTTTTGGCGATGACATTCAACTACTTTCGCGATTGCTTTAAGCAAAGCTCCGCTTACTTTAATGACGATATTGTTTGGCAAACCCTTCTTACTGAGGAAGCGCATGCCCTTCGGCGAAAGATCAATAATGTCTGCATCATCCCCCTTTTGCGGCCAATACGAATAAAATCGAATTTTACCGAATTTCTTGATCCGCACCACAGAGCGGCGGCATTTCTGTTCCAGCTCCTCATCATCGCTTGATTCCAACGGACAGCTACACGTATAACAGGTTTCATTTGGACTTGCCTTGCGGGCTAAGGGTCGTTTACAAAAGGGACAAAAAACACGAATTATTGGCGTCTTTTCGGGCTCCTTTGAGGAAAAAGGTTCCTTAGTATAATATTCATAAAGTTTAATATCATAGACTCCGCGTTGAAAGGGATCGCTGAGAACCTCATAGGCTTCATTTAATACCTTGGCATTCCAGTGTTCACCTCCTAAATCCGGATGCTGCCGGAGCTCTTTCATCAATGTACGATAACTTGAGCGAATGATTTCAAATGGCGCGTCGGGCTGAATGTGGAGAACCCGATAATAATTTCGTCTGGATTTCATTTTGTTAATTCTGGTTTGTTAGATTTATCGGCAAAAAGACGGAATTTGTAAATGTTACCGTTTGGGTAAAAGATGGGTCACTAATTATGACCAATTCACAAATATTCCCTTAACTATGACCTTCCACATACGGCTTCAATCCTTCTTCAAAAAGCAATCTCCAACCTTCAGAAACCTGGGATTGTGTCTCGTTGGATAACCGGCCGAACAATGCATCTGAAACATGTAATGTTGTTGAACCGTTGGCTTCTGCCAAAGTGAGCTGCAAAATCGTTGTGGCTGGACCGCCATATTGTGGCGCCAAGTGTCCAACCAACTGCAATTGGTTTGGAGGTGAAATATTCATGACCGTATACCACACTCCCCCACCTTTTTCGCCGGCATCTTCATACAAACGGCCACCGGGATAGGCTTCGAAAACGAGCTTTGCATTTTCATACACATAAAAATCCTTGCGCCACCAGGTGCCGATTTCCTCGGTGATGGCCTGCCATACCCTTTGCTTTGAAGCCCGGATATCGATCTTTAACTCGATTTGTGTTGAACTTACCTGCGTAAGACTTTGCTCTTTATCTGTCATACTGATTTCTCCTTTTTTTTCTTGTTCGATATGTTGTTTTAAATTAGAAATCGATACAGCAAGGGGGATTGTATACTTGCTCATCCAGCGTTCATAAATTTCCTGAATTGGCGCCGTATTAATAAAATTCCAACGAAATTTACCCTCACGTTTGACAATGACTAAATCCGCATCATGAAGGATGCCAAGATGCTTCATCACCGCAAAGCGTGACAGACCTTTAAAATAGTCACACAAATAACTCGTTGTTCGAGGCTCCTCTTTTAGAAGATCGAGGATCGTTCTTCGAGTAGAGTCTGAAAATGCTTTCCAACTTAGATGTTTGTTATTATTGTTCATGTTACTTTAGAGTAACATAGTATGTTTGAAATTGCTAGTTTTTTTTGACGCGGTAAATAATTCAGTGAAATATTGGCTTTGTATAGTTGCCCATTTAGTTTTGCAATTCAATTTCCCCAATAATTTCCCACCGCCAGGATCGGCCTCTGCTCCTAACTTCCCCTAACTGGAGTCGAATTTCCCGCGAATGGCGATTGGTGCGTGTTATTTTAAATATGCGGGATCTTAAACAAATATTTGATAAGTATGGTTAATAAAAATGCAGAAAGTAACATAAATTATTGTGGTGTACTTGAGATTTTTCCCGTTTATGGGTACTTTTCTATTGACATATTTACCTTAATAAATTAGGTTCTTATTGTTATATAAATTTCATAAACCAGCCTAAAATAACGAAAAGGAGATAAACAGGTTCAATAAATACAATTACTATTGGAGGTTTAGTATGGACAAAGTATATTATATTCATTTAACAATATACTTCAAAAAAGAGGATGATAATCGCTGGACTGCTGAATGTATCGAATTGGGGAGCGCTTCATTTGGCAACAGCCTTGATGAAGCAAAGGAAAGTATCGAAGAGGCAATAGAATTAAAATTAACTGGTCTTAGCGAAGTAGGTGAGCTTGATAGGTTTTTGAAAGAGAATAATGTTATTATGTTTAAGGAATTTCCCCAGGAAATCAAACAACATAAAATCAAGGTGCAACCTAAGTTAGATCCAAATATTTTCGAACAGCATCAGTTTAGATCTTTACAACAATATGCCGAAGCCTCGGGGTAATAAAGATTTACCTGCCATATCTGGTAATCAATTAATAAAACTTCTGGTGGATCATGATGGCTGGGAAGTCGCTCGCCGAGCAAACCATGGCAAAAGCTTGCGGAAGCAATTCCCTAATGAACGATTTAAAGTAACGGTTATACAAACAACTAATCAATCCTTGCCTATTGGTACTCTTCTTGCGATTCTAGGCCCAAA contains:
- a CDS encoding type II toxin-antitoxin system HicB family antitoxin, translated to MDKVYYIHLTIYFKKEDDNRWTAECIELGSASFGNSLDEAKESIEEAIELKLTGLSEVGELDRFLKENNVIMFKEFPQEIKQHKIKVQPKLDPNIFEQHQFRSLQQYAEASG
- a CDS encoding J domain-containing protein → MKSRRNYYRVLHIQPDAPFEIIRSSYRTLMKELRQHPDLGGEHWNAKVLNEAYEVLSDPFQRGVYDIKLYEYYTKEPFSSKEPEKTPIIRVFCPFCKRPLARKASPNETCYTCSCPLESSDDEELEQKCRRSVVRIKKFGKIRFYSYWPQKGDDADIIDLSPKGMRFLSKKGLPNNIVIKVSGALLKAIAKVVECHRQKINGTIFYSVGVQFQTVTFAISSGSFLSASA
- a CDS encoding helix-turn-helix domain-containing protein; amino-acid sequence: MNNNNKHLSWKAFSDSTRRTILDLLKEEPRTTSYLCDYFKGLSRFAVMKHLGILHDADLVIVKREGKFRWNFINTAPIQEIYERWMSKYTIPLAVSISNLKQHIEQEKKGEISMTDKEQSLTQVSSTQIELKIDIRASKQRVWQAITEEIGTWWRKDFYVYENAKLVFEAYPGGRLYEDAGEKGGGVWYTVMNISPPNQLQLVGHLAPQYGGPATTILQLTLAEANGSTTLHVSDALFGRLSNETQSQVSEGWRLLFEEGLKPYVEGHS